In Xyrauchen texanus isolate HMW12.3.18 chromosome 14, RBS_HiC_50CHRs, whole genome shotgun sequence, the following are encoded in one genomic region:
- the LOC127654895 gene encoding gamma-crystallin M2-like yields MGKITFYEDRNFQGRSYECMSDCADMSSYLSRCHSCRIESGCFMMYDRPNYMGNQYFFRKGEYSDYMSMFGMNECIRSCRMIPTYKGAFRMRIYERENFMGQMYEMMDDCDNIMDCYRMSHCQSCHVMDGHWLMYEQPHYRGRMQYFRPGEYRSFSNMGGMRFMSMRRIIDSYY; encoded by the exons ATGGGCAAG ATCACCTTCTACGAGGACAGGAACTTCCAGGGTCGCTCTTATGAGTGCATGAGCGACTGTGCTGACATGTCCTCCTACCTGAGCCGCTGTCACTCTTGCAGAATTGAGAGTGGATGCTTCATGATGTATGACCGTCCCAACTACATGGGAAATCAGTATTTCTTTAGGAAGGGCGAGTATTCTGATTACATGTCCATGTttggaatgaatgaatgcatcAGATCTTGCCGTATGATCCCTACG TACAAAGGAGCCTTTAGAATGAGGATCTACGAGAGGGAGAACTTCATGGGCCAGATGTATGAGATGATGGATGACTGTGACAACATCATGGACTGTTATCGCATGTCTCACTGCCAGTCCTGCCATGTGATGGACGGTCACTGGCTCATGTATGAGCAGCCCCACTACAGAGGCAGGATGCAATACTTCAGGCCTGGAGAGTACAGGAGCTTCAGCAATATGGGTGGCATGAGATTCATGAGCATGAGGCGTATCATCGATTCCTATTATTAA
- the LOC127654882 gene encoding gamma-crystallin M2-like, whose product MTTSGMNMCRAVFYEDRNFQGRSYECTSDCADMSPFLSRCHSCRVESGCFMMYDRPNYMGNQYFFRRGEYADYMSMFGMSDCIRSCRMIPMHRGSYRMRIYERENFMGQMHEMMDDCDNIMDRYRMSHCNSCHVMEGHWLMYEQPHYKGRMQYFRPGEYRSFSNMGGMRFMSMRRIVDSYY is encoded by the exons ATGACTACCTCCGGAATGAACATGTGCAGG GCGGTCTTCTACGAGGACAGGAATTTCCAGGGTCGCTCATATGAGTGCACGAGCGACTGTGCTGACATGTCTCCTTTCCTGAGCCGCTGTCACTCCTGCAGAGTGGAGAGTGGATGCTTCATGATGTATGACCGTCCCAACTACATGGGAAATCAGTACTTCTTCAGGAGGGGCGAATATGCTGATTACATGTCTATGTTTGGAATGAGTGACTGTATCAGGTCCTGCCGTATGATCCCCATG CACAGGGGATCCTACAGAATGAGGATCTACGAGAGGGAGAACTTCATGGGCCAGATGCACGAGATGATGGATGACTGTGACAACATCATGGACCGTTACCGCATGTCTCACTGCAATTCTTGCCATGTGATGGAAGGTCACTGGCTCATGTACGAGCAGCCCCACTACAAGGGCAGGATGCAATACTTCAGGCCTGGAGAGTACAGGAGCTTCAGCAACATGGGTGGCATGAGATTCATGAGCATGAGGCGTATTGTTGATTCCTATTATTAA